In Dromiciops gliroides isolate mDroGli1 chromosome 4, mDroGli1.pri, whole genome shotgun sequence, one DNA window encodes the following:
- the MRPL38 gene encoding 39S ribosomal protein L38, mitochondrial, translating to MAAPWWRVALYGTRSARGFSTAAVLSRRSAPLGPMPNEHIDVSALQNLEKYRSFDRYRHSAEREANAPHWWKSYRDYFRQPSDPKDKIDIGLPPNKMLQRQQQVLERKKILRENRAKMEKAPHLRNGLIPLEEVRADWEKTVGPYHKQRLAEYYGLYQDLFLGATFVPWVPLNVAYNLEEEMVMPVFQGNEITPTEATNPPEVTYEAEEGSLWTLLLTNLDGHLQEQDAEYIHWLVTNIPGNDVSAGQELCHYLPPFPSRGTGFHRFAFLLFKQHKPIDFSDDARPTPCYRLALRTFRTFDFYKKHQDSMTPAGLAFFQCRWDDSVTHVYHHLLNMREPVFEFVRPPPYHPPQKKFPHRQPLRYLDRYRDSDEPTYGIY from the exons ATGGCGGCGCCCTGGTGGAGAGTCGCGCTGTACGGAACGCGGAGTGCCCGCGGCTTCAGCACCGCGG CCGTCCTGAGCCGCCGGTCGGCCCCCCTGGGACCCATGCCCAATGAACACATCGACGTGAGCGCGCTGCAGAACCTGGAGAAGTATCGCAGTTTCGACCGCTACCGGCACTCCGCCGAACGTGAGGCGAACGCCCCGCACTGGTGGAAGAGCTACCGCGACTACTTCCGGCAGCCCTCAG ATCCCAAAGACAAAATAGACATTGGACTTCCTCCCAACAAGATGCTCCAGAGGCAGCAACAGGTCCTTGAAAGGAAGAAGATCCTTCGGGAGAACCGGGCTAAGATGGAGAAGGCTCCCCACCTCCGCAATG GCTTGATCCCTCTGGAAGAGGTGAGGGCTGATTGGGAGAAGACTGTTGGCCCTTACCATAAGCAGCGCCTAGCTGAGTACTATGGCCTCTACCAAGACTTGTTCCTCGGTGCCACATTCGTGCCTTGGGTCCCATTGAATGTTGCCTACAACCTGGAAGAAGAGATGGTGATGCCTGTGTTCCAGGGGAATGAGATCACCCCTACTGAG GCCACTAATCCACCAGAGGTGACATATGAGGCAGAAGAGGGCTCGCTGTGGACTTTGCTGCTCACCAACTTGG ATGGACACTTGCAGGAGCAGGATGCTGAATACATCCACTGGCTGGT GACCAACATCCCGGGCAACGATGTGTCTGCAGGACAGGAGCTGTGCCACTacctcccacccttcccctcaAGAGGAACTGGTTTTCACCGTTTTGCTTTCCTCCTTTTCAAGCAGCACAAGCCCATCGACTTTTCTGATGATGCCCGCCCCACTCCCTG TTATCGTCTTGCTCTGAGAACCTTCCGCACATTTGATTTCTATAAGAAGCACCAGGACTCCATGACCCCAGCTGGCTTGGCCTTCTTCCAGTGCCGCTGGGATGACTCGGTCACCCACGTCTATCACCACCTGCTCA ACATGCGGGAGCCAGTGTTCGAGTTTGTACGCCCACCCCCTTACCATCCCCCACAGAAGAAGTTCCCTCATCGGCAACCACTTCGATATTTGGATCGATACCGAGATAGCGATGAACCCACCTATGGCATCTACTGA